One window of the Hoplias malabaricus isolate fHopMal1 chromosome Y, fHopMal1.hap1, whole genome shotgun sequence genome contains the following:
- the LOC136678805 gene encoding epidermal retinol dehydrogenase 2-like, whose product MNFILETLHLIVYSIYYVLEAIVKFFIPMRKNIAGETVLITGAGSGIGRLLALEFAAMDVSLVLWDINVDGLKETAQAVKEKGASRVNYYRVDCSDRDAVYRLADQVKREVGDVTILINNAGIVTGKKFLDSPDAVIEKTLQVNTMAHFWTYKAFLPAMTAKNHGHLVCVASTAGLLGVNGLADYCASKFAVVGFAESVALELVAMGHDGVKTTIVCPYFINTGMFDGCITKWPRLLPLLEPDYVAKKIVNAIQTNQTFLYVPRSVYLLMILKSLVPYKEAVLLRSYFGALSFMDTFKGRQKKEN is encoded by the exons ATGAATTTCATCCTGGAGACTCTACACTTGATAGTGTATAGCATCTACTATGTCCTAGAGGCCATTGTAAAATTCTTCATCCCAATGAGGAAAAATATAGCCGGGGAGACGGTGCTAATCACAGGAGcagggagtgggatcggtcgaCTGCTGGCCTTGGAGTTTGCGGCGATGGACGTGTCTCTAGTGCTCTGGGACATTAATGTGGATGGTCTGAAGGAAACAGCCCAAGCTGTGAAAGAGAAGGGTGCTTCACGTGTGAATTATTACCGAGTTGACTGCAGTGATAGGGATGCGGTTTACCGACTTGCAGATCAG GTCAAAAGAGAAGTTGGAGATGTAACCATTCTCATAAACAATGCTGGTATTGTGACAGGCAAGAAGTTTCTAGATTCTCCAGATGCTGTGATTGAGAAGACTCTCCAAGTTAACACAATGGCACACTTCTGG ACATATAAGGCTTTCCTTCCAGCGATGACTGCAAAAAATCACGGGCATCTGGTTTGTGTTGCCAGTACTGCAGGCCTGCTGGGTGTGAATGGACTGGCAG ATTACTGTGCCAGTAAATTTGCTGTTGTGGGTTTTGCTGAGTCTGTGGCGCTGGAGCTTGTAGCAATGGGACACGACGGCGTCAAAACCACAATCGTGTGCCCTTATTTCATCAACACAGGCATGTTCGACGGCTGTATTACAAA atggCCACGACTGCTTCCCCTTCTGGAGCCGGACTACGTTGCGAAGAAGATTGTGAACGCCATTCAGACCAACCAGACATTCCTTTACGTTCCCCGGTCTGTTTACCTGTTAATGATCCTGAAAAG CCTGGTGCCATATAAGGAAGCGGTGCTCCTGAGAAGTTACTTTGGAGCTTTAAGCTTCATGGATACCTTTAAAGGAAGACAGAAGAAAGAGAATTAA